In Duganella zoogloeoides, a single genomic region encodes these proteins:
- a CDS encoding bifunctional riboflavin kinase/FAD synthetase produces MKVFRGLPNAASRAPCALTIGNFDGVHLGHQALLARVREAAGDLGLEAAVMTFEPHPREFFAQKSGDLSRAPARIANLRDKLQSLSDNGIDRVIVEHFSSSFAALTPQEFTEKVLVEGLHVKWLMVGDDFCYGARRAGNVQMLQEAGERYGFHVETLPTVMNGSTRISSSAVRTALAEGDFIRAEALLGHPYAMSGHVIHGQKLGRTLGFPTLNLRVPHRPALMGIFIVQVHGLADQPLPAVASLGVRPTVDDSGRVLLEVHIFDFAQNCYGKQVRVEFLQKIRDEEKYIDLPTLTAAIDRDADIARAYFAQRAGVKDGATSATDRI; encoded by the coding sequence ATGAAGGTATTTCGAGGTCTTCCCAACGCGGCATCGCGTGCGCCGTGTGCGCTCACGATCGGCAATTTCGACGGTGTCCACCTGGGCCACCAGGCGTTGCTGGCCCGCGTGCGCGAAGCTGCCGGCGATCTCGGGCTCGAGGCGGCCGTGATGACGTTCGAGCCGCACCCGCGCGAATTCTTCGCGCAAAAATCGGGCGACCTGTCGCGCGCGCCGGCGCGCATCGCCAACCTGCGCGACAAGCTGCAATCGCTGTCCGACAATGGCATCGACCGCGTGATCGTCGAACACTTTTCGTCCTCGTTTGCCGCCCTTACCCCGCAGGAATTTACCGAGAAAGTGCTGGTCGAAGGCTTGCACGTCAAGTGGCTGATGGTCGGCGACGACTTTTGCTACGGCGCGCGCCGCGCCGGCAATGTGCAGATGCTGCAGGAAGCCGGCGAGCGTTACGGCTTCCACGTCGAAACCCTGCCCACCGTGATGAACGGCTCCACCCGCATCTCGTCGTCGGCCGTGCGCACCGCGCTGGCCGAAGGCGATTTTATCCGCGCCGAGGCGCTGCTGGGCCACCCGTACGCCATGTCCGGCCACGTGATCCACGGCCAGAAGCTGGGCCGCACGCTGGGCTTCCCCACCTTGAACCTGCGGGTGCCGCACCGCCCTGCCCTGATGGGCATCTTCATCGTCCAGGTGCATGGCCTGGCGGACCAGCCGCTGCCGGCCGTGGCCAGCCTCGGTGTGCGTCCCACCGTGGATGACAGCGGCCGCGTGCTGCTGGAAGTGCATATCTTCGACTTTGCGCAGAATTGCTACGGCAAGCAGGTGCGGGTGGAATTCCTGCAAAAGATCCGCGACGAAGAAAAGTACATCGACCTGCCCACGCTCACTGCCGCCATCGACCGCGATGCCGACATCGCCCGCGCGTACTTCGCGCAGCGCGCTGGTGTCAAAGATGGCGCAACGTCGGCCACCGACCGAATTTGA